The following coding sequences are from one Scomber scombrus chromosome 20, fScoSco1.1, whole genome shotgun sequence window:
- the rdh10a gene encoding LOW QUALITY PROTEIN: retinol dehydrogenase 10-A (The sequence of the model RefSeq protein was modified relative to this genomic sequence to represent the inferred CDS: inserted 1 base in 1 codon) — protein MMIIIAEFFVVILKVLWAFVTAGAKWVVRPKEKSVAGQVCVITGAGSGLGRLFAKEFXRRRAILVLWDINSQSNEETAEMVRQIYHELDTPIAKDGPVGGVEEVPPFQPQVYTYVCDVGKRESVYSTAEKVRREVGNVDILINNAGVVSGHHLLECPDELIERTMVVNCHAHFWTTKAFLPKMLELNHGHIVTVASSLGLFSTAGVEDYCASKFGAIGFHESLSHELKASEKEGINMTLVCPYLVDTGMFKGCRIRKEIEPFLPPLKPEFCVKQSMRAILTDQPMICTPRIVYMVNFMKSILPFEAIVCMYRFLGADKCMYPFLAQRKEAMNNNEAKNGI, from the exons ATGATGATCATTATTGCGGAGTTCTTCGTGGTCATTTTGAAAGTGCTCTGGGCTTTTGTCACAGCCGGGGCTAAGTGGGTTGTGCGGCCCAAGGAGAAGAGCGTGGCGGGACAGGTGTGCGTGATCACCGGGGCTGGAAGTGGTCTTGGGCGTCTCTTCGCCAAGGAGT GCCGGAGACGAGCGATACTGGTGCTATGGGACATAAACAGCCAAAGCAACGAGGAGACAGCAGAGATGGTGCGGCAAATATACCATGAACTCGACACTCCCATAGCCAAAGACG GACCTGTTGGAGGTGTTGAGGAAGTCCCTCCTTTCCAGCCACAGGTCTACACCTATGTGTGTGATGTGGGAAAGCGGGAGAGTGTGTATTCTACAGCTGAGAAGGTGCGTCGAGAGGTGGGAAATGTGGACATACTGATCAACAATGCTGGTGTCGTCTCTGGCCATCACCTTCTGGAGTGCCCTGATGAGCTGATCGAGCGCACCATGGTGGTCAACTGCCATGCACACTTCTGG ACCACCAAGGCGTTTCTCCCCAAGATGCTGGAGCTGAATCATGGGCACATTGTGACGGTTGCCAGCTCCCTGGGTTTATTCAGCACAGCTGGAGTGGAG GATTACTGCGCCAGTAAGTTTGGTGCCATCGGGTTCCATGAGTCACTGAGCCATGAGCTGAAGGCCTCAGAGAAGGAGGGCATCAACATGACTTTGGTGTGCCCTTACCTGGTCGACACAGGAATGTTCAAAGGCTGCAGAATAAG GAAGGAGATTGAGCCATTTCTGCCTCCCTTGAAGCCAGAGTTTTGTGTGAAACAGTCCATGAGGGCCATCCTCACTGACCAGCCCATGATCTGTACACCTCGCATCGTCTATATGGTCAACTTCATGAAAAG CATCCTACCCTTCGAGGCCATTGTGTGCATGTACCGGTTCCTAGGCGCAGACAAGTGCATGTACCCCTTCCTAGCTCAGAGAAAGGAGGCCATGAACAACAATGAGGCCAAGAATGGGatctag